The Sphingobacteriales bacterium genomic sequence TTTGGGCGCTGACAACCTACAACTCAACAATACCCGACAACACCCTAACCGATTTGTACTGGCAGCCTCAAAATAAAACTTTGTTTTTTACAACGGCTTTTCATGGCTTGGTTATTTATAATTTAGAAAACGGCAATTTAAATGAATACAATATAAATAATGCAAGCTTGCCATCGAACGAGCTAACCGCTGTTTATTTTTTGCCCCCCTATACTTTACTGCTGGGTACGGCAAAACATGGTTTAGCGGTTTTTGACTTGCAAAATTTTACTTGTTACCAAACGCTTTCTACCCAACAAGGGCTGCCGGGCAATACCGTTTACGATATGTGCCGGGCAAGCAGCGATACAAGTTTTTGGGTGGCTACTGATGGCGGTTTAGCACTACTATATGGCGCAAACATAGCTACGGGCAACGCCCCGTCTGATAGTTTTAACTTTAACAAGGGCGGCAACAGTGGGCAACGAATCAACTGGGCTAAGTATAATGGTAACCAACGCAAATTAGAATGGAGTTTGCCCTTAGCAGCTAATCAAAATGCTTCAAATTATTATAATTATACCTTATGGCTGATTGACACTAACGGAAACATCCGCTTGGCGCAACAATTTTCCGGAAATAAAAATAATGAATTAGTGTTGCCAACCCATTTTACCTCCGGATTTTATATTGTAAGGCTTAAATATGGGACTCAAACCTTGGTAAGTAAAATTTTAGTGGTATAAAAAGAAAAAATGGTCTAACTTGCCGAATAAAAAGCAAATTTTAGTTGTCAAAAAAGTAAATTAAAAACACCCTGCGTGCACGCCAATCCATCCGGAAAATAAATCGCTCACTCGCGCACGCACACACATACCAACTAAAAACCAAAACTGATTCACGCAGCAAATATTACATTGGCTACTACTACTGTGAAAAACCTATCGAGTTGTACCGACATGGAACTGGTGGAGCTTGCCAAAGCCAATAATAGTATGGCGTTTGGCTGCATTGTTGAGCGTTATGGGCAACGTATTACCGCAACCATAACAGGTATGTTGGGCCATGTTGCCGAGGTAGAAGATGTTGCACAAACCGTATTTTTGCGTTTTTATAAATCGTTAGACCAATACAAGGGCGAGGCGCAATTAAGCACCTATTTAACCCGGATTGCGATAAATTTAAGCCTCAATGCACTAAAAGTACGAAAAAGGCAAAGTTGGTTCACGTATTTTTCGATGACAGCAGGCTTAAAAGAAGCATCTGATAGCGACGAACACCAAGCACCACCTTTACAAATAGCCGATGAAACCGATTATGGCAACCAAGCCCTAAACCGCGATTTAGTACAAAAAGCATTAAATAAACTTCCGGATGATTTGCGCACTGTGGCCGTATTGCGCCTCATGGAAGGATACTCAACACAAGAAACAGCCAACCTGTTACAAATTCCGCTTGGCACCGTATTATCAAAATTAGCACGTGCGCGCGATAAATTGCGCCTTATTTTACAGCATTTAGGTTATGAGCAGTAAGGAATGTAGTTTTGCAGCAAAATAGATTGATTATTAATGTTAATGCCTAATGTAAATCCGGATATTCGTTAGTTAATTCAGAATCAAAACATTAAAATAAAAGGCCAAATAAATAATTTACGAAAAAAATAATATTCCACACCACACCTATCTTATCTTATATCATCTGTTTTTTTAAATTAAATTAATAATGAACCACCCTTGTTACAATTTATTATTGGCATCGTTTGACAGGCCATTAACGCCCAGCGAAGCCGAGAAGTTGCGCCAAGCCTTGGCCAACAGCCCCGAGCTATTGGCAGCGCAACAACAGCTTGAGGCCAACCAGTTAGCCTTAAACCAGTATGCCCAACAAATTAAACCCCATGCTTGGTTGGCAACAAAAGTAGCTCAAAAAATTGCCGCGCAAAAAGCCGCAGTTTTACCCGCCACTAATTCGCCTCCAAATTTACAGCAGGTTTTAGCCAATTTGTTTCCGCGAATGGCTTTGGCCACCTGCCTATTATTGGCCACATTATTAGGATGGGCCTATATGGCAAAAGGCGAAATAAGCTTTGAAAGCATTGCCGGTATTGATGTAATTAATTACGACGAAACCGAATTTGATGCCGATGAACTGAACGAAATGGGTGCTTTTAGTTTATTTTAACTAACTATTGAACTAAAACAAACCTTGTTTATTTACAAACACATTTATTAAGCGCGCTATTTTATCTTTTGTTTTT encodes the following:
- a CDS encoding T9SS type A sorting domain-containing protein, coding for MNKLVAHPLIIRIIVSFVVFIIGSYNQIESVLGQTLNKISIAQTFTTNNSLLPTNAVRCVLTDTLNNHYLWAGTKMGLAGFDGQNWQVYTTQNSNLPDDDVRSLAINTNPVNSTTLWIGSFSGGLIRKTGKEWAVLNTSNSNLPDNFIKTIAIDETSKFIWAGTTNGLACITPDDDNNNNYAIYNYFLNTPEVWLQNINAVWPLTGYNIWAATLNAGLICMEDSSFWALTTYNSTIPDNTLTDLYWQPQNKTLFFTTAFHGLVIYNLENGNLNEYNINNASLPSNELTAVYFLPPYTLLLGTAKHGLAVFDLQNFTCYQTLSTQQGLPGNTVYDMCRASSDTSFWVATDGGLALLYGANIATGNAPSDSFNFNKGGNSGQRINWAKYNGNQRKLEWSLPLAANQNASNYYNYTLWLIDTNGNIRLAQQFSGNKNNELVLPTHFTSGFYIVRLKYGTQTLVSKILVV
- a CDS encoding sigma-70 family RNA polymerase sigma factor, giving the protein MKNLSSCTDMELVELAKANNSMAFGCIVERYGQRITATITGMLGHVAEVEDVAQTVFLRFYKSLDQYKGEAQLSTYLTRIAINLSLNALKVRKRQSWFTYFSMTAGLKEASDSDEHQAPPLQIADETDYGNQALNRDLVQKALNKLPDDLRTVAVLRLMEGYSTQETANLLQIPLGTVLSKLARARDKLRLILQHLGYEQ